From a region of the Manduca sexta isolate Smith_Timp_Sample1 chromosome 19, JHU_Msex_v1.0, whole genome shotgun sequence genome:
- the LOC115441168 gene encoding uncharacterized protein LOC115441168 has product MLAPEVWDFPPPKVMCSYKEKQTYDEVIRALNLNNFYESVIIAIPDEPRVPVFIEEIISGDTDYYRIWNCPLTEFIQSVFIESFVQHGSLHCISSERNCVVQNCFAVTPDGILILHVFDFIYRSLGLDGVKQNNNYYRINIDLKSIKREKYVKLFESLSKIEPFDFYVSWEPTNPEICPSSVAKYFHDRNIKVTLESMQVKTFLSTVPSIPWIEDLDIEELVEWVGLLAHKAPINTKEGYISRYVHPEGENSLSSTNMAILIGKGFLSPKIICSLCDMVKKHTEFRQLDKYWASISIQSYDNSLWCWDTSHAKMFQPHNASTNIFFTHNNISVYSAGQINYT; this is encoded by the coding sequence atgttaGCTCCAGAAGTATGGGATTTTCCGCCGCCAAAAGTGATGTGttcatataaagaaaaacaaacctATGATGAAGTGATTAGAGCATTGAACTTGAACAATTTCTACGAAAGTGTGATAATAGCGATCCCTGATGAACCGCGGGTACCAGTTTTCATTGAAGAAATAATATCAGGAGACACGGATTACTATAGAATATGGAACTGTCCACTCACAGAATTTATTCAATCAGTTTTCATAGAAAGTTTCGTGCAGCACGGTAGCTTGCACTGTATATCTTCCGAAAGAAACTGTGTAGTACAAAACTGCTTTGCAGTAACCCCCGATGGGATCTTAATACTGCATGTGTTTGACTTTATATATAGAAGCCTAGGTCTTGATGgtgttaaacaaaataataattattaccgtataaacattgatttaaaatcaataaaacgaGAAAAGTATGTTAAACTTTTTGAAAGTTTGAGCAAGATAGAACCATTTGACTTTTATGTTTCTTGGGAACCAACCAATCCTGAAATATGTCCCTCATCTGTTGCAAAATACTTTCATGATCGAAATATTAAAGTCACATTGGAATCGATGCaggtaaaaacatttttatcaacaGTGCCAAGCATACCGTGGATTGAGGATCTGGATATTGAGGAGTTGGTGGAATGGGTGGGGCTTTTGGCTCACAAAGCACCAATTAACACTAAGGAGGGGTACATAAGTAGATATGTTCACCCAGAGGGAGAGAACTCCTTGAGCAGTACCAACATGGCTATACTTATAGGGAAAGGATTTTTATcaccaaaaataatttgcagTTTATGTGACATGGTGAAGAAGCATACAGAATTCAGACAGCTGGATAAATACTGGGCATCTATTAGCATCCAGAGTTACGACAACAGCCTCTGGTGTTGGGACACAAGTCATGCAAAAATGTTCCAGCCACACAATGCttcaacaaacatatttttcacaCATAACAACATATCAGTTTATTCTGCtggtcaaataaattatacataa